A single Pirellulales bacterium DNA region contains:
- a CDS encoding sodium-translocating pyrophosphatase: MLRAALVLGLIGLSAGWCHASEADLPIPDLHAGNFNILGIQISAWWLLFSGAIVIAGTLGISLYLYAQIKALPAHNSMLDVAEIIFQTCKEYLIQQGKFLLMLFLLIAAAISYYLLAFPSEGHDGATPIDPYTKLALVLLFAVVGMAGSYAVAWYGIRVNTYANARTAFASLRGVPWDVVNIPLRAGMSIGLFLISLELILMVIILLFVDRSIVGICFLGFAIGESLGASALRIAGGIFTKIADIGSDLMKIVFNVKEDDPRNPGVIADCTGDNAGDSVGPTADGFETYGVTGVALISFIVLAIPQAELQAKLIVWIFAMRFLMDFMSGASYFINQSISEKKYAGLKEFNFEEPLTRLIWIASILCILTSYGMSFLLLGNLQVEGKDYPNLWWQLATIISCGTLAAVLIPEFTKVFTSSHSLHVKEIVTASREGGASLTILSGLVAGNFSAFWKGMLITGLMAGAYFVSLQGLDSLMMVELVKDQPLVGVGSIFAFGLVAFGFLCMGPVNIAVDSYGPVTDNAQSVFELAQTESLPGIKAEIERDFGFTPDFERGKHYLEANDSAGNTFKATAKPVLIGTAVVGATTMIFAIVLMLGKAKLLHLSLTDAPVLLGLISGGAVIYWFCGASMQAVTTGAYSAVEYIKKNMRLDKTEASIEDSKTVVRICTQYAQKGMWNIFIVLMAITLAFAFFDPNYFVAYLISIAIFGLFQAIFMANAGGAWDNAKKLVEVDLKEKGTDLHAATVIGDTVGDPFKDTTSVALNPIIKFSTLFGLLAVEIAVQLRRAAKAQGTTDYTPYIGAVFLAIAFYFVYRSFYNMRIPDKA, translated from the coding sequence GGTGGCTGCTGTTTAGCGGGGCCATCGTGATTGCCGGGACGCTGGGAATCAGCCTGTATTTATACGCCCAGATCAAAGCCCTTCCCGCTCATAACTCGATGCTGGACGTGGCGGAAATTATCTTTCAAACCTGCAAGGAATACCTGATCCAGCAGGGCAAATTCTTGCTGATGCTGTTTCTGCTGATCGCGGCCGCGATTTCATATTACCTGTTGGCGTTTCCCAGCGAGGGGCACGACGGCGCGACGCCAATCGATCCTTACACCAAATTGGCCTTGGTGTTGCTATTTGCCGTGGTGGGGATGGCGGGGTCGTACGCGGTGGCCTGGTATGGCATTCGGGTCAATACCTATGCCAATGCCCGGACGGCGTTTGCGTCGTTGCGGGGGGTGCCGTGGGATGTGGTCAATATTCCCCTGCGGGCGGGGATGTCGATTGGGCTATTTTTGATTTCGCTGGAACTGATCCTGATGGTGATCATCCTGCTGTTCGTGGATCGCAGTATCGTGGGGATCTGCTTTTTGGGATTTGCCATTGGCGAATCATTAGGGGCGTCGGCCCTGCGGATCGCGGGGGGAATTTTTACCAAAATCGCCGATATTGGCAGCGATTTGATGAAAATCGTGTTCAACGTCAAAGAGGACGACCCGCGCAATCCGGGCGTGATTGCCGACTGCACCGGCGATAACGCGGGCGACTCCGTCGGGCCCACCGCCGATGGTTTTGAAACTTATGGCGTGACGGGCGTGGCGCTCATCTCGTTTATCGTCCTGGCAATTCCACAGGCGGAGTTGCAGGCGAAACTGATCGTCTGGATTTTTGCCATGCGGTTTTTGATGGACTTTATGTCCGGCGCGTCGTACTTTATCAATCAATCGATTTCCGAGAAGAAATACGCCGGATTAAAGGAATTCAACTTTGAGGAACCCCTCACCCGGCTGATTTGGATCGCTTCGATCCTGTGCATTCTGACTTCCTACGGCATGAGCTTTTTGCTTTTGGGCAATCTGCAAGTCGAAGGAAAGGATTATCCAAACTTGTGGTGGCAGCTTGCTACGATTATCAGTTGCGGAACTCTGGCTGCGGTGCTGATTCCGGAATTTACCAAGGTCTTTACCAGTTCCCACTCGTTGCATGTCAAGGAAATCGTAACCGCCTCGCGCGAGGGGGGGGCCTCCCTCACCATCCTATCCGGGTTGGTGGCTGGCAATTTTAGCGCGTTCTGGAAAGGGATGCTAATCACCGGACTCATGGCCGGGGCATACTTTGTTAGCTTGCAGGGGCTGGATTCCCTGATGATGGTCGAACTGGTCAAGGACCAGCCCCTGGTGGGGGTCGGCTCGATCTTTGCCTTTGGGTTGGTGGCCTTTGGCTTTTTGTGCATGGGACCGGTGAATATCGCCGTCGATAGCTACGGACCGGTCACTGATAACGCGCAATCGGTGTTCGAGCTGGCCCAAACCGAAAGTCTGCCGGGGATCAAGGCCGAGATCGAACGCGATTTTGGCTTTACGCCCGATTTTGAACGGGGCAAGCATTACCTAGAGGCCAACGATTCCGCAGGGAACACGTTTAAAGCCACGGCCAAGCCCGTGCTTATTGGCACCGCGGTTGTCGGGGCGACGACCATGATCTTTGCCATTGTGCTGATGTTGGGCAAAGCCAAACTGCTGCACCTGAGCCTGACCGACGCCCCCGTGCTGTTGGGCCTGATCAGTGGAGGGGCGGTCATTTACTGGTTTTGCGGGGCGTCCATGCAGGCCGTTACCACCGGGGCCTATAGCGCGGTCGAATACATCAAAAAGAACATGCGGCTGGACAAGACCGAAGCCAGCATTGAGGATTCCAAAACCGTCGTCCGCATTTGCACGCAATACGCGCAAAAAGGGATGTGGAACATTTTTATCGTGCTCATGGCGATTACCCTGGCATTCGCGTTTTTTGATCCGAATTATTTTGTCGCTTATTTGATTTCGATTGCGATCTTTGGCTTGTTCCAGGCGATCTTTATGGCCAATGCCGGGGGAGCGTGGGATAACGCCAAAAAACTGGTCGAAGTCGACCTAAAGGAAAAAGGGACCGATCTGCACGCCGCCACCGTGATCGGCGACACGGTGGGAGACCCGTTTAAGGACACCACCTCGGTCGCTCTCAATCCGATTATCAAATTTTCCACGTTGTTTGGCCTGTTGGCGGTGGAAATCGCCGTGCAATTGCGGCGCGCCGCAAAAGCCCAGGGGACCACGGATTACACGCCCTATATTGGAGCTGTCTTTTTGGCAATCGCGTTCTATTTTGTGTACCGCTCGTTTTATAACATGCGGATTCCGGACAAGGCCTAA